One region of Sebastes fasciatus isolate fSebFas1 chromosome 1, fSebFas1.pri, whole genome shotgun sequence genomic DNA includes:
- the LOC141769452 gene encoding uncharacterized protein LOC141769452, which translates to MLSEMMCRRSCQQQLQLQLQQQQHQDGKEGPQRDPSSRRKHGWSKSCRGRLQGRRTGGGGWPRGRTHHQPQRHHPQFHHPRHFQRPVMSLRPVNVKGNIARGMRAPKNTNQFLMHEKYQMLHLRSDSVGSDSGSSSDSDVELTDMDSYLGVLENARGALLDSPNPHGSTTPPGQIVVLHEDSLRLHKDSLRLQDDSLRLQEDSMQYFPSEDDLIQSQNFMQRDFVEFCDILTP; encoded by the coding sequence ATGCTCTCAGAGATGATGTGCAGGAGGAGCtgccagcagcagctgcagctgcagctgcagcagcagcagcatcaggatGGGAAAGAGGGTCCGCAGAGGGACCCTTCCAGCCGCAGGAAGCACGGCTGGTCCAAGAGCTGCAGGGGGCGCCTGCAGGGGCGGAGGACAGGAGGGGGAGGGTGGCCAAGAGGGCGCACTCACCACCAACCTCAACGTCATCACCCTCAATTCCATCATCCCAGACACTTCCAGAGGCCCGTGATGTCCCTCCGGCCCGTCAACGTCAAAGGAAACATAGCGAGAGGGATGCGCGCCCCCAAGAACACCAACCAGTTTCTGATGCACGAGAAGTATCAGATGCTGCATCTGCGCTCCGACTCGGTGGGGAGCGACAGCGGCAGCAGCTCCGACAGCGACGTGGAGCTCACAGACATGGACTCGTACCTGGGCGTCCTGGAGAATGCAAGAGGAGCCCTCTTGGACAGTCCCAACCCACACGGCTCAACGACGCCACCGGGACAGATCGTGGTACTGCACGAGGACAGTCTGCGTCTGCACAAGGACAGTCTGCGTCTGCAGGATGACAGTTTGCGTCTGCAGGAGGACAGCATGCAGTATTTCCCCTCTGAGGATGACCTGATTCAGAGTCAGAATTTCATGCAGAGGGACTTTGTTGAGTTTTGTGACATCCTGACACCCTGA